A region from the Aeromicrobium choanae genome encodes:
- a CDS encoding ABC transporter permease yields MTESRLTKVGLALAAPILALVTAFIITSLVLILAGDDWLGVWSQILSWPNNRTMVNILNSATVYYLSAVAVAIGFRMNLFNIGVDGQYRIASFAAAWVAGEAWLPGFLNIALAIFAGMLVGAMWAGIAGLLRVTRGVSEVISTIMLNAIATAVVAYLLRKVAVREEGSNIISTKPVPEGSRVPGIPFLGGEVYGFIVVAVIVGIVYWVLINRTRFGFDLRAAGQSESAAVASGINVKKMILVTMLLSGAIAGLVGMPLLFGQDYAYGSTFQSGLGFAGIAIALLGRNHPVGIAIGALLFAFLDQQSNPLQILLDVSPDIVKVTQGVIVLTVVIAYEVVRRYGVRLEQRQVAAALDPQLQQKEVSA; encoded by the coding sequence ATGACGGAGTCGCGACTGACGAAGGTCGGGCTCGCGCTGGCGGCGCCGATCCTGGCGCTGGTCACCGCCTTCATCATCACCAGCCTGGTGCTGATCCTGGCCGGCGACGACTGGCTGGGCGTGTGGAGCCAGATCCTGAGCTGGCCCAACAACCGCACGATGGTGAACATCCTCAACTCCGCCACGGTGTACTACCTGTCGGCGGTCGCGGTGGCCATCGGCTTCCGGATGAACCTGTTCAACATCGGTGTCGACGGCCAGTACCGCATCGCGTCCTTCGCGGCGGCGTGGGTCGCCGGCGAGGCCTGGCTGCCGGGCTTCCTCAACATCGCCCTGGCGATCTTCGCGGGCATGCTCGTGGGCGCCATGTGGGCGGGCATCGCGGGCCTGCTGCGCGTCACGCGCGGCGTCTCCGAGGTCATCTCGACGATCATGCTGAACGCCATCGCCACGGCCGTGGTCGCGTACCTGCTGCGCAAGGTCGCCGTGCGCGAGGAGGGCAGCAACATCATCTCGACGAAGCCGGTGCCCGAGGGCAGCCGGGTCCCCGGGATCCCGTTCCTCGGCGGCGAGGTCTACGGCTTCATCGTCGTGGCGGTCATCGTCGGCATCGTCTACTGGGTGCTGATCAACCGCACCCGCTTCGGCTTCGACCTGCGGGCCGCCGGCCAGTCCGAGAGCGCCGCGGTCGCCTCCGGCATCAACGTCAAGAAGATGATCCTGGTGACGATGCTGCTCTCGGGCGCCATCGCCGGCCTGGTCGGCATGCCGCTGCTGTTCGGCCAGGACTATGCCTACGGCTCCACGTTCCAGTCGGGACTGGGCTTCGCCGGCATCGCCATCGCGCTGCTGGGCCGCAACCACCCCGTCGGCATCGCCATCGGCGCGCTGCTCTTCGCATTCCTCGACCAGCAGTCGAACCCGCTGCAGATCCTGCTCGACGTCTCACCCGACATCGTCAAGGTCACCCAGGGCGTCATCGTGCTGACCGTCGTCATCGCCTACGAGGTCGTGCGCCGCTACGGCGTCCGCCTCGAGCAGCGTCAGGTGGCGGCCGCCCTGGACCCGCAGCTCCAGCAGAAGGAGGTGTCGGCATGA
- a CDS encoding ABC transporter permease, giving the protein MSVATDPVTNVHGTPQGRVRLTWPWLLIGIAGVLVIMSLLRIITGVDDLSSSGTIRATLIAAVPIGLAGLGGLWSERAGVVNIGLEGMMILGTFGAGYFGYFYGPWQGVLGAILLGAAGGLLHAVATVYFGVDHIVSGVSINIIAAGAVQYLAGMAFSGVPGGGQTQSPPIDRLPSITISGLSEPLGEIEQKNWFFVSEVAAVLRAFVTNMSSLTVIAIGLFVLTWWILWRTGFGLRLRSVGESPAAAESLGVNVYRYKFIAVIASGGLAGLAGGFLALVAANAFRDGQTGGRGYIGLAAMIFGNWRPGGLFAGATLFGYTDTLRLRGGGETVHALLLLVAVFLVMLAIWQWRQHGRTSALIAAILGVIVAGIFFASNEIPNELATMTPYVTTLLVLAVFSQNLRMPAADGKIYRKGSVG; this is encoded by the coding sequence ATGAGTGTGGCCACCGATCCTGTGACCAACGTCCACGGCACGCCGCAGGGCCGGGTCCGTCTGACCTGGCCGTGGCTGCTGATCGGCATCGCCGGCGTCCTGGTGATCATGTCGCTGCTGCGGATCATCACCGGCGTCGACGACCTCAGCTCGTCGGGCACGATCCGCGCCACCTTGATCGCCGCCGTCCCGATCGGCCTGGCCGGCCTCGGCGGCCTGTGGTCCGAGCGCGCGGGCGTGGTCAACATCGGCCTCGAGGGCATGATGATCCTCGGCACCTTCGGCGCGGGCTACTTCGGCTACTTCTACGGCCCGTGGCAGGGCGTCCTCGGTGCCATCCTGCTGGGTGCCGCCGGTGGCCTGCTGCACGCCGTGGCCACGGTGTACTTCGGCGTCGACCACATCGTCTCGGGCGTCTCGATCAACATCATCGCTGCGGGCGCGGTCCAGTACCTCGCGGGCATGGCCTTCAGCGGCGTCCCCGGCGGTGGCCAGACCCAGTCCCCGCCGATCGACCGGCTGCCGAGCATCACGATCTCGGGGTTGTCGGAGCCGTTGGGCGAGATCGAGCAGAAGAACTGGTTCTTCGTCTCCGAGGTCGCCGCGGTGCTGCGGGCGTTCGTCACGAACATGTCCTCGCTGACCGTCATCGCGATCGGCCTGTTCGTGCTCACGTGGTGGATCCTGTGGCGCACCGGGTTCGGCCTGCGCCTGCGCTCGGTCGGCGAGTCGCCGGCGGCCGCGGAGTCCCTCGGCGTGAACGTCTACCGCTACAAGTTCATCGCCGTGATCGCCTCGGGCGGCCTGGCCGGACTCGCGGGCGGCTTCCTGGCGCTCGTCGCGGCCAACGCGTTCCGCGACGGCCAGACCGGAGGCCGCGGCTACATCGGCCTGGCGGCGATGATCTTCGGCAACTGGCGCCCCGGCGGCCTGTTCGCGGGCGCGACCCTGTTCGGCTACACCGACACGCTGCGCCTGCGCGGTGGCGGCGAGACCGTCCACGCGCTGCTGCTGCTCGTGGCCGTCTTCCTGGTGATGCTGGCGATCTGGCAGTGGCGCCAGCACGGCCGCACCTCCGCGCTGATCGCCGCCATCCTGGGCGTCATCGTGGCGGGGATCTTCTTCGCCAGCAACGAGATCCCCAACGAGCTCGCCACCATGACCCCGTACGTCACCACGCTGCTCGTCCTCGCGGTGTTCAGCCAGAACCTCAGGATGCCCGCGGCCGACGGCAAGATCTACCGGAAGGGCAGTGTCGGATGA
- a CDS encoding cytidine deaminase, which yields MSGFGFTPPEAPIDWDALTKYAVEVMNRAYAPYSKYKVGAAGLVDDGRVVLGCNVENAAYGVALCAECGMVSALHSTGGGRLRAVVCVDGQGRPVMPCGRCRQLLWENGGPECQLLTASGVKPMTEVLPDAFDVTDLNDT from the coding sequence ATGAGCGGCTTCGGCTTCACCCCGCCCGAGGCTCCCATCGACTGGGACGCCCTCACCAAGTACGCGGTCGAGGTCATGAACCGCGCCTACGCGCCGTACTCGAAGTACAAGGTCGGCGCGGCCGGCCTCGTCGACGACGGCCGCGTCGTGCTGGGCTGCAACGTGGAGAACGCGGCCTACGGCGTCGCCCTGTGCGCCGAGTGCGGCATGGTCTCGGCGCTGCACTCCACCGGGGGCGGCAGGCTGCGCGCGGTCGTGTGCGTCGACGGCCAGGGGCGCCCGGTCATGCCGTGCGGCCGGTGCCGACAATTGCTGTGGGAGAACGGCGGCCCCGAGTGCCAGCTGTTGACCGCCTCGGGTGTGAAGCCCATGACCGAGGTGCTCCCGGACGCCTTCGACGTGACGGACCTGAACGACACATGA